A single Cellulomonas sp. SLBN-39 DNA region contains:
- a CDS encoding response regulator transcription factor, with amino-acid sequence MRVLVVDDEQGLVRALRRGLAAEGFTVDVAHDGATGLAKALVGDYDAVVLDIMLPGVHGYDVLRRLREQDVWTPVLMLSAKDGEHDVADGLDLGADDYLTKPFSFVVLVARLRALVRRQSGPRPAVLRVGDLELDPAARSVTRAGAPVDLTARELTLLEHLMRHADRVVPKLELLDHVFDTGGEDPNVVEVYVGYLRRKLGRDAVRTVRGAGYRVAG; translated from the coding sequence GTGCGGGTCCTGGTGGTCGACGACGAGCAGGGGCTGGTCCGTGCCCTGCGCCGGGGCCTGGCGGCCGAGGGGTTCACCGTCGACGTCGCCCACGACGGGGCGACGGGCCTGGCGAAGGCGCTCGTCGGGGACTACGACGCGGTGGTGCTCGACATCATGCTGCCGGGGGTCCACGGCTACGACGTGCTGCGCCGGCTGCGCGAGCAGGACGTCTGGACGCCCGTGCTGATGCTCTCGGCCAAGGACGGGGAGCACGACGTCGCCGACGGGCTCGACCTCGGCGCCGACGATTACCTGACCAAGCCGTTCTCGTTCGTGGTGCTCGTGGCCCGGCTGCGGGCCCTCGTGCGCCGGCAGTCGGGCCCGCGCCCCGCCGTGCTGCGCGTCGGGGACCTCGAGCTCGACCCCGCCGCCCGGTCGGTCACCCGCGCGGGCGCTCCCGTCGACCTGACCGCCCGCGAGCTCACGCTCCTGGAGCACCTCATGCGGCACGCCGACCGGGTCGTGCCCAAGCTCGAGCTGCTCGACCACGTCTTCGACACCGGGGGCGAGGACCCCAACGTCGTCGAGGTCTACGTCGGCTACCTGCGCCGCAAGCTCGGCCGGGACGCCGTCCGCACCGTGAGGGGTGCGGGCTACCGGGTGGCGGGGTGA
- a CDS encoding ABC transporter substrate-binding protein: MIRSTHAGRAVAVAGVLVLALTACSGGSDEAGEGGSGSGEPLKIGTLLPVTGSLAQLGPPEIAGVDLALDEINAAGGLFGSDVTVVHTDSSDAQNASVSTASAQELITEGVSAVIGAASSSVTLNVIDDVTGAGIVQVSPANTATSLSGYSDFYFRTAPPDTVQGDVLGNLIVSDGAANVGILVFNDSYGTSLRDVVSGVVEESGGTIVYGADGEEFDPAEQNFATIVGDAIAAQPDAIAILAFTDQTPLIVRELVAQGWDMSKTYFVDGNLQNFGTDGDTGFPEDTLTGAQGTLPGAYPSEEFQGRMLEIDPELEEFSYGPEAYDATMLVALAALKGGASDGETIQANMAAVSGATDGTECTGWEECSALVEDGEEIAYQAVSGVGPFNDANDPSSAFIGVYEFGAENTYEFSRSEEGVVPQG, encoded by the coding sequence ATGATTCGTTCGACACATGCAGGACGTGCTGTCGCCGTCGCCGGTGTGCTCGTGCTCGCGCTGACCGCCTGCTCGGGCGGCTCCGACGAGGCGGGCGAGGGTGGCTCGGGATCCGGGGAGCCGCTGAAGATCGGCACGCTGCTGCCCGTCACCGGCTCGCTCGCCCAGCTCGGCCCGCCGGAGATCGCCGGCGTCGACCTCGCGCTGGACGAGATCAACGCGGCCGGCGGCCTGTTCGGCTCCGACGTGACGGTCGTCCACACGGACTCCTCCGACGCGCAGAACGCCTCGGTCTCGACGGCCTCCGCCCAGGAGCTCATCACCGAGGGTGTCTCGGCCGTGATCGGCGCGGCGTCCTCGTCGGTGACGCTCAACGTGATCGACGACGTCACGGGTGCGGGCATCGTGCAGGTCTCTCCCGCCAACACGGCGACGAGCCTGTCGGGCTACTCCGACTTCTACTTCCGGACCGCGCCGCCGGACACGGTCCAGGGTGACGTGCTCGGCAACCTCATCGTCTCCGACGGGGCCGCGAACGTCGGCATCCTCGTCTTCAACGACTCCTACGGCACGTCGCTGCGCGACGTCGTCTCGGGCGTCGTCGAGGAGAGCGGCGGCACGATCGTCTACGGCGCCGACGGCGAGGAGTTCGACCCCGCGGAGCAGAACTTCGCCACGATCGTCGGCGACGCGATCGCCGCGCAGCCGGACGCGATCGCGATCCTCGCGTTCACGGACCAGACCCCGCTGATCGTGCGCGAGCTCGTGGCGCAGGGCTGGGACATGAGCAAGACGTACTTCGTCGACGGCAACCTGCAGAACTTCGGCACCGACGGTGACACGGGCTTCCCGGAGGACACCCTCACCGGTGCCCAGGGCACGCTCCCGGGCGCGTACCCGTCGGAGGAGTTCCAGGGCCGCATGCTCGAGATCGACCCCGAGCTGGAGGAGTTCTCCTACGGCCCGGAGGCGTACGACGCCACCATGCTCGTGGCGCTCGCGGCGCTCAAGGGTGGTGCCTCGGACGGCGAGACCATCCAGGCCAACATGGCAGCCGTCTCCGGCGCCACGGACGGCACGGAGTGCACGGGCTGGGAGGAGTGCTCGGCGCTCGTCGAGGACGGCGAGGAGATCGCCTACCAGGCCGTCTCCGGCGTCGGCCCGTTCAACGACGCCAACGACCCGTCGTCGGCGTTCATCGGCGTCTACGAGTTCGGCGCGGAGAACACGTACGAGTTCTCCCGCTCGGAGGAGGGTGTCGTCCCCCAGGGCTGA
- a CDS encoding DEAD/DEAH box helicase, with amino-acid sequence MDPPDLPVGLVLGDTRSMAWQEVLRTLAAPQPGPAGEGAATGVLGLQLELRELTPHTRERWNGPTSRRVTAVRGAAGRGRAAGGPPAAGTVPAGAGAGGGPATGMIRLGARPVLRTARGWARGNLTWSNVAHMRHRLDLDVEQHRWFCQLGAFHRAAGPAVPGTDLDWVHLDDFTNPVLWDLLVQARELGVELVGSGAGADVRLAGRADLDLDVVQEARGVVVRARLRIDGAPAPVAHAHAIGTHGVYVVDLTRPNRVVLAPAARTWSAQQLVLLGAGTEGGRGLADVLAGGLVVPPDAAGELVEEHLPALLAGLDVVSADRTVVLPPPAPPTLVLTVRHRPPHTVDLSWRWDGHARSAPAPDPRTLLPADLRAVLGWPDAVTDDTGTPALPGPATLRDEDAAELVTTTLPRLKGLPGVRVETVGTAPDFRRLDGPPVLSVTTYETQKHDWFDLGVSVHVDGRAVPFAPLFAALAGGKRRLLLVDGTYLRLDHPVLAPLAALIAEARDLAEWETGPRISRHQTSLWSDLVAVADEAVAAPTWEAMLADVAQGSPRATPLPRGLRATLRPYQREGFDWLASLWRHRTGGILADDMGLGKTLQCLALVQHTVEERAVDGQGALGPRRPFLVVAPTSVVPGWVAEAARFTPGLRVRRLRATEASGGVRVADAAAEADLVVTSYALLRLDADAYRDVARGTGWAGLVLDEAQQVKNATSLVHAAARDLEVPFTLAVTGTPMENSLTELHALLALTVPGLFPSARGFVEQYVRPVEGVRTGITAGPGGGEDVGADVARVRTERLARLRRRVRPFLLRRTKELVAADLPAKQEQTLTVELTPAHREVYDRYLQRERAKLFGLIDDLDRQRFIVYRSLTLLRMLALDPALIDPALGGSRSAKLDTLLEQLEDVVAEGHRALVFSQFTSYLAIVGDALREAGVPFVQLDGSTVRREEVLEEFRTGAAPVFLISLKAGGTGLNLTEADYVFLLDPWWNPASEQQAVDRTHRIGQQRTVMVYRMVAAGTIEEKVVALQARKAALVDAVIDDGDLFSSALTADEVRALLA; translated from the coding sequence ATGGACCCGCCCGACCTCCCCGTCGGGCTCGTCCTCGGCGACACCCGCAGCATGGCGTGGCAGGAGGTCCTGCGGACGCTGGCCGCGCCGCAGCCCGGTCCCGCCGGCGAGGGTGCGGCCACGGGCGTGCTCGGCCTGCAGCTGGAGCTGCGCGAGCTGACGCCGCACACCCGGGAGCGGTGGAACGGGCCGACGTCACGGCGGGTCACCGCCGTGCGGGGCGCCGCCGGACGCGGCCGGGCGGCGGGTGGACCCCCTGCGGCGGGCACGGTGCCGGCCGGCGCGGGCGCGGGGGGCGGCCCCGCGACCGGGATGATCCGGCTCGGTGCCCGGCCCGTCCTGCGCACGGCGCGCGGGTGGGCCCGCGGGAACCTCACGTGGTCGAACGTCGCGCACATGCGCCACCGGCTGGACCTCGACGTCGAGCAGCACCGGTGGTTCTGCCAGCTGGGCGCGTTCCACCGCGCCGCCGGGCCGGCGGTGCCGGGCACCGACCTCGACTGGGTGCACCTCGACGACTTCACCAACCCGGTGCTCTGGGACCTCCTCGTCCAGGCGCGGGAGCTGGGCGTGGAGCTCGTGGGCTCGGGCGCGGGCGCGGACGTGCGCCTCGCCGGGCGCGCGGACCTCGACCTGGACGTCGTGCAGGAGGCGCGTGGCGTGGTGGTCCGGGCACGGCTGCGCATCGACGGCGCCCCGGCGCCCGTGGCGCACGCGCACGCCATCGGCACCCACGGCGTGTACGTGGTCGACCTGACCCGGCCCAACCGGGTGGTCCTGGCACCGGCGGCGCGGACGTGGTCGGCGCAGCAGCTCGTGCTGCTCGGCGCCGGCACCGAGGGCGGCCGGGGCCTCGCGGACGTGCTGGCGGGCGGCCTGGTCGTGCCGCCGGACGCCGCGGGCGAGCTCGTCGAGGAGCACCTGCCCGCGCTGCTCGCCGGGCTCGACGTCGTCAGCGCGGACCGGACGGTCGTGCTGCCCCCGCCGGCTCCGCCGACCCTGGTGCTGACGGTGCGGCACCGACCCCCGCACACCGTGGACCTGTCGTGGCGCTGGGACGGGCACGCCCGGTCGGCGCCGGCGCCGGACCCCCGCACGCTGCTGCCGGCCGACCTGCGGGCGGTGCTCGGGTGGCCCGACGCGGTCACCGACGACACGGGCACGCCCGCGCTGCCGGGCCCGGCCACGCTCCGCGACGAGGACGCGGCCGAGCTCGTGACCACGACGCTCCCCCGGCTCAAGGGTCTGCCCGGCGTGCGCGTGGAGACGGTGGGGACGGCGCCGGACTTCCGACGCCTCGACGGTCCGCCCGTGCTGAGCGTCACGACGTACGAGACGCAGAAGCACGACTGGTTCGACCTGGGCGTGAGCGTGCACGTCGACGGGCGGGCCGTGCCGTTCGCGCCGCTGTTCGCCGCTCTGGCGGGCGGCAAGCGGCGGCTGCTGCTCGTCGACGGCACGTACCTGCGCCTCGACCACCCGGTGCTGGCGCCGCTCGCGGCGCTGATCGCCGAGGCCCGCGACCTCGCGGAGTGGGAGACCGGTCCGCGGATCAGCCGGCACCAGACCAGCCTGTGGTCCGACCTGGTGGCCGTCGCCGACGAGGCGGTGGCCGCACCGACGTGGGAGGCGATGCTCGCGGACGTCGCGCAGGGCTCGCCGCGTGCGACGCCGCTGCCGCGCGGCCTGCGCGCGACGCTGCGCCCGTACCAGCGCGAGGGCTTCGACTGGCTGGCGTCGCTGTGGCGGCACCGGACCGGCGGGATCCTCGCCGACGACATGGGGCTGGGCAAGACGCTGCAGTGCCTCGCGCTCGTGCAGCACACCGTCGAGGAGCGCGCCGTCGACGGGCAGGGGGCGCTCGGGCCGCGCCGCCCGTTCCTCGTGGTCGCCCCGACGTCGGTGGTGCCGGGCTGGGTCGCCGAGGCGGCGCGGTTCACGCCGGGCCTGCGCGTGCGCCGGCTCCGGGCCACGGAGGCGAGCGGCGGGGTCCGGGTCGCCGACGCCGCCGCCGAGGCGGACCTGGTGGTCACCAGCTACGCGCTGCTGCGGCTCGACGCCGACGCGTACCGGGACGTCGCGCGGGGCACCGGGTGGGCCGGGCTGGTCCTCGACGAGGCGCAGCAGGTGAAGAACGCCACGTCCCTCGTGCACGCGGCCGCGCGCGACCTCGAGGTGCCGTTCACCCTCGCCGTCACGGGCACGCCGATGGAGAACTCCCTGACCGAGCTGCACGCGCTCCTCGCGCTGACCGTGCCCGGCCTCTTCCCGTCCGCCCGCGGGTTCGTCGAGCAGTACGTGCGCCCCGTCGAGGGCGTCCGGACGGGCATCACCGCGGGGCCCGGCGGCGGCGAGGACGTCGGTGCCGACGTCGCACGCGTCCGGACGGAGCGGCTGGCACGGCTGCGGCGGCGCGTGCGACCGTTCCTGCTGCGCCGCACCAAGGAGCTCGTGGCGGCGGACCTGCCCGCCAAGCAGGAGCAGACCCTCACGGTCGAGCTCACACCCGCGCACCGGGAGGTCTACGACCGGTACCTGCAGCGCGAGCGCGCCAAGCTGTTCGGGCTCATCGACGACCTCGACCGCCAGCGCTTCATCGTGTACCGCTCGCTGACGCTGCTGCGCATGCTCGCGCTCGACCCCGCACTGATCGACCCCGCTCTCGGCGGGAGCCGGTCGGCGAAGCTCGACACGCTGCTGGAGCAGCTCGAGGACGTCGTCGCGGAGGGGCACCGGGCGCTGGTGTTCAGCCAGTTCACGTCGTACCTGGCGATCGTCGGCGACGCGCTGCGGGAGGCCGGCGTGCCGTTCGTGCAGCTCGACGGCTCGACGGTGCGCCGCGAGGAGGTCCTCGAGGAGTTCCGCACGGGCGCGGCCCCGGTGTTCCTCATCAGCCTCAAGGCCGGCGGCACGGGGCTCAACCTCACGGAGGCCGACTACGTCTTCCTGCTCGACCCGTGGTGGAACCCCGCGAGCGAGCAGCAGGCCGTGGACCGCACCCACCGCATCGGCCAGCAGCGCACCGTGATGGTGTACCGCATGGTCGCGGCGGGGACCATCGAGGAGAAGGTCGTGGCGCTGCAGGCCCGCAAGGCCGCGCTCGTCGACGCCGTCATCGACGACGGGGACCTGTTCTCCTCGGCCCTCACCGCCGACGAGGTGCGCGCGCTCCTCGCGTGA
- a CDS encoding ANTAR domain-containing response regulator — protein sequence MTTKDDSTEPAADATQILDLPTAEPGAPKPAGRPARRAVVAEDEALIRMDVVETLTEAGFDVVGEAGDGETAVALATELKPDIVVMDVKMPVLDGISAAERIGKAHLAPVVLLTAFSQTELVERARDAGAMAYVVKPFSPADLLPAVEIAISRYAQITALESEVADLAERFETRKRVDRAKGLLMTKMGLSEPEAFRWIQKTSMDRRLTMREVADAVIEQVGGGAS from the coding sequence GTGACCACGAAGGACGACAGCACCGAGCCGGCGGCGGACGCCACGCAGATCCTCGACCTCCCCACCGCGGAGCCGGGTGCCCCGAAGCCGGCGGGCCGGCCTGCTCGTCGCGCGGTCGTGGCCGAGGACGAGGCGCTGATCCGCATGGACGTCGTCGAGACGCTCACCGAGGCAGGCTTCGACGTCGTCGGCGAGGCGGGCGACGGCGAGACGGCCGTGGCGCTGGCCACCGAGCTCAAGCCCGACATCGTCGTGATGGACGTCAAGATGCCGGTGCTCGACGGCATCTCGGCCGCCGAGCGGATCGGCAAGGCCCACCTGGCGCCGGTCGTCCTGCTCACCGCGTTCTCGCAGACCGAGCTGGTCGAGCGGGCCCGCGACGCCGGGGCCATGGCGTACGTCGTCAAGCCGTTCAGCCCGGCCGACCTGCTGCCCGCGGTGGAGATCGCGATCTCCCGCTACGCGCAGATCACGGCGCTGGAGTCCGAGGTCGCCGACCTCGCCGAGCGGTTCGAGACGCGCAAGCGGGTCGACCGGGCCAAGGGTCTGCTCATGACGAAGATGGGCCTGAGCGAGCCCGAGGCGTTCCGCTGGATCCAGAAGACGTCGATGGACCGTCGTCTGACGATGCGCGAGGTCGCGGACGCCGTGATCGAGCAGGTCGGCGGCGGCGCGTCCTGA
- a CDS encoding bifunctional 2-polyprenyl-6-hydroxyphenol methylase/3-demethylubiquinol 3-O-methyltransferase UbiG, producing MTHQQQTPPHHDTPTTGGHGHHHGTGAPDDELDVFEPAGWEIRYAGDAPVWSGEPNPQLVTVASGLGRPGTALDLGCGEGGDVVWLARQGWRVTGADFSANGLARAARHAADAGVADRVDWWQVDARTFAAGGRSFDLVTSHYLHPAAGGIVDVVRRLCEAVAPGGHLLVVGHAPTDELAGVSQLRRAAMFEATDLVPALPDDVEVLAAERRPRTVVRDGVRRDIQDAVLVARRGPERP from the coding sequence ATGACGCACCAGCAGCAGACGCCCCCGCACCACGACACGCCCACCACCGGCGGCCACGGTCACCACCACGGCACCGGGGCGCCGGACGACGAGCTCGACGTGTTCGAGCCCGCCGGCTGGGAGATCCGGTACGCGGGCGACGCACCCGTCTGGAGCGGCGAGCCGAACCCCCAGCTCGTCACCGTCGCCTCCGGTCTCGGCCGCCCGGGCACGGCGCTCGACCTCGGCTGCGGCGAGGGCGGGGACGTGGTCTGGCTGGCGCGCCAGGGCTGGCGGGTCACGGGCGCCGACTTCTCCGCGAACGGCCTCGCGCGGGCCGCGCGGCACGCCGCCGACGCCGGTGTCGCCGACCGGGTCGACTGGTGGCAGGTCGACGCCCGGACGTTCGCGGCAGGCGGCCGGTCCTTCGACCTGGTCACGTCGCACTACCTGCACCCCGCGGCCGGGGGGATCGTCGACGTCGTGCGCCGTCTGTGCGAGGCGGTCGCCCCGGGCGGGCACCTGCTCGTCGTGGGTCATGCGCCGACGGACGAGCTCGCGGGGGTGAGCCAGCTCCGCCGGGCGGCGATGTTCGAGGCGACCGACCTCGTGCCCGCGCTGCCTGACGACGTCGAGGTGCTGGCCGCCGAGCGCCGCCCCCGGACCGTCGTCCGTGACGGGGTGCGTCGGGACATCCAGGACGCCGTCCTGGTCGCACGCCGGGGGCCCGAGCGCCCCTGA
- a CDS encoding HAMP domain-containing sensor histidine kinase, with amino-acid sequence MSRGDAAPRPGWPALSLRSRLTALSTAAVAGALVLGALALSGVLQAARVGALDAVVQERSAALAALVADDRVPATLPVAEPGEVAQVLDAAGGVLATSTTASRTLPVASPDVLAGWRERAAAEPDDVLVLTTSDSAYDTSARAAVRAATLDGAPVSVVTTVPLTEVEGLVHALRLALLLVVPVLTAGVGLVIWFVIGRALRPVEALRRGADTVARTGGPGALPVPTADDEVGALARTLNTMLDRLRVAADRQRTFVADAAHELRSPVAAARAVVEVARAHPDAYPVQDLLDDLTPEVARMQALVDDLLVLARVGAAPVARTPVDLRALADDVVDGVRAAARGATARTVDVTVVGGGSALAGEDGVRRVLRNLVDNAVRHARSAVVVRVDEGSLVVDDDGPGIAPEQREAVFERFVRLDDARQRDAGGTGLGLAIAREVAVDLGGSVRLEQAPAGGLRAVVDLAPSDGTRARA; translated from the coding sequence GTGAGCCGCGGCGATGCCGCCCCCCGTCCCGGCTGGCCGGCGCTGTCGCTGCGCTCGCGCCTGACCGCGCTGTCCACCGCGGCGGTCGCCGGGGCGCTGGTGCTCGGCGCCCTCGCCCTGTCGGGCGTCCTGCAGGCCGCCCGGGTGGGCGCCCTCGACGCCGTCGTGCAGGAGCGCTCCGCGGCCCTGGCGGCCCTCGTCGCCGACGACCGGGTGCCTGCGACGCTGCCCGTGGCGGAGCCCGGCGAGGTCGCGCAGGTCCTCGACGCCGCGGGCGGGGTGCTGGCCACGTCGACGACGGCGAGCCGCACCCTGCCCGTGGCGTCGCCGGACGTCCTGGCCGGGTGGCGCGAGCGGGCCGCCGCCGAGCCCGACGACGTCCTCGTCCTGACCACCTCGGACAGCGCCTACGACACCTCGGCCCGCGCCGCGGTCCGTGCCGCGACGCTCGACGGCGCACCCGTGAGCGTCGTCACCACCGTCCCGCTCACCGAGGTCGAGGGGCTCGTGCACGCCCTGCGCCTGGCGCTCCTGCTCGTGGTCCCCGTGCTCACCGCCGGTGTGGGGTTGGTCATCTGGTTCGTCATCGGGCGGGCGCTGCGCCCCGTCGAGGCCCTGCGCCGCGGCGCCGACACGGTCGCCCGGACGGGCGGCCCGGGGGCGCTGCCCGTGCCGACCGCCGACGACGAGGTCGGCGCCCTGGCGCGCACGCTCAACACGATGCTCGACCGGCTGCGGGTCGCCGCCGACCGCCAGCGCACGTTCGTCGCCGACGCCGCCCACGAGCTGCGCTCACCCGTCGCCGCCGCCCGCGCGGTCGTCGAGGTCGCCCGCGCCCACCCCGACGCGTACCCCGTGCAGGACCTGCTCGACGACCTGACACCCGAGGTCGCGCGCATGCAGGCCCTCGTCGACGACCTGCTCGTGCTGGCCCGCGTCGGGGCAGCACCCGTCGCACGCACGCCGGTCGACCTGCGGGCGCTGGCGGACGACGTGGTCGACGGCGTGCGCGCCGCGGCACGCGGGGCGACGGCACGCACCGTCGACGTGACGGTCGTCGGTGGCGGCAGCGCGCTCGCGGGGGAGGACGGGGTCCGTCGCGTGCTGCGCAACCTCGTGGACAACGCGGTCCGGCACGCCCGCTCCGCCGTCGTGGTGCGGGTCGACGAGGGGTCCCTGGTGGTCGACGACGACGGGCCCGGCATCGCCCCGGAGCAGCGGGAGGCGGTGTTCGAGCGGTTCGTGCGGCTCGACGACGCGCGGCAGCGCGACGCCGGCGGCACCGGGCTCGGCCTGGCGATCGCCCGCGAGGTGGCCGTGGACCTCGGCGGGTCGGTGCGCCTGGAGCAGGCGCCCGCCGGAGGGTTGCGGGCCGTCGTGGACCTGGCACCCTCGGACGGCACACGAGCCCGGGCCTGA
- a CDS encoding SpoIIE family protein phosphatase, whose product MAAAPPPEGGDGDVAPSPVVPGPRATRPPDLRRAPDDLDETARRTRHRLAVGAAGVGTFDWDLGTGALDWDDALLRVFGLTRAQFGGTIEAFDACVHPADRRRVQRALADAIAVCGEYAAEYRVVRPDGTTRWVQARGQALAGPAGGAERVIGAAYDTTRERAAHARIDRVLETMASAFYLLDHEWRFTYVNAEAERLLGRPRDELLGGVVWDLFPAANASAFDEHYRAAVATGEPHEFEAHYPAPLDGWYEVRAWPGPDGLSVYFHDVTARHRAQEAARAAEARGRLLRAVSDDLASVLDVEEAVARLARHLVPTFGSACLVTLVDDHHRLRDIASWHVDPARRATVERYASTRLRGMSPTSYLHQALRSGTTVVVPDATERLAAVVSAEAGGLLRELGPRTACIAPLRARHATVGAVTLLLGAEDTDLSEEDLATLEQLADRAGLALDNARMYGEQRAIAEQLQRALLASPADPLVAARYLPAARLAQVGGDWHDAFTTPAGERLLVIGDVMGHDTQAAAAMGQVRTLLRGIAHTTGAGPAEVLERLDAAMQDLHVGAVATALVLAVGAARPGADAGPAGAAPVGAGAGHPVRWASAGHLPALVVGPDGTARQLRATHGGIVLGLGSRSARQESHDVLADGSTLVLYTDGLVERRGTHLRDGIARLTHVVERTAAAVAPDDLEGFADAVLAAMAVDEPEDDVALVVTRLARRTTPDPAG is encoded by the coding sequence ATGGCGGCAGCACCACCGCCCGAGGGCGGCGACGGCGACGTCGCGCCCTCGCCCGTCGTCCCCGGGCCCCGCGCGACGAGACCGCCCGACCTCCGCAGGGCACCCGACGACCTCGACGAGACCGCCCGTCGCACCCGGCACCGGCTGGCGGTCGGCGCCGCGGGCGTGGGGACCTTCGACTGGGACCTGGGCACGGGCGCGCTCGACTGGGACGACGCGCTGCTGCGCGTGTTCGGGCTCACCCGGGCCCAGTTCGGCGGGACCATCGAGGCGTTCGACGCGTGCGTCCACCCGGCCGACCGGCGGCGCGTGCAGCGCGCGCTCGCCGACGCCATCGCCGTCTGCGGGGAGTACGCCGCCGAGTACAGGGTGGTGCGGCCCGACGGCACGACCCGCTGGGTGCAGGCCCGCGGGCAGGCGCTGGCCGGGCCGGCCGGTGGCGCCGAGCGCGTCATCGGCGCCGCGTACGACACGACCCGCGAGCGCGCGGCCCACGCCCGCATCGACCGGGTGCTCGAGACGATGGCCTCGGCGTTCTACCTGCTGGACCACGAGTGGCGCTTCACGTACGTGAACGCCGAGGCGGAGCGGCTGCTGGGACGTCCGCGCGACGAGCTGCTGGGCGGCGTGGTGTGGGACCTGTTCCCCGCCGCCAACGCGTCCGCGTTCGACGAGCACTACCGTGCGGCGGTCGCGACGGGCGAGCCGCACGAGTTCGAGGCGCACTACCCCGCGCCGCTGGACGGCTGGTACGAGGTCCGGGCCTGGCCAGGACCGGACGGCCTGTCGGTGTACTTCCACGACGTCACCGCGCGGCACCGCGCGCAGGAGGCGGCGCGGGCGGCCGAGGCCCGCGGGCGGCTGCTGCGCGCGGTGAGCGACGACCTCGCGTCGGTCCTCGACGTCGAGGAGGCGGTGGCGCGCCTCGCCCGCCACCTCGTGCCGACCTTCGGCAGCGCGTGCCTGGTCACGCTCGTGGACGACCACCACCGGCTGCGCGACATCGCGAGCTGGCACGTCGACCCGGCGCGGCGGGCCACGGTGGAGCGGTACGCCAGCACCCGGCTGCGCGGCATGTCGCCGACCTCGTACCTGCACCAGGCGCTGCGCTCGGGGACGACCGTGGTGGTGCCGGACGCGACCGAGCGCCTGGCCGCCGTGGTCAGCGCCGAGGCGGGCGGGCTGCTGCGGGAGCTGGGTCCGCGGACCGCGTGCATCGCCCCGCTGCGGGCCAGGCACGCGACGGTCGGCGCGGTGACGCTGCTGCTGGGCGCGGAGGACACGGACCTGTCCGAGGAGGACCTGGCCACGCTCGAGCAGCTGGCGGACCGCGCCGGTCTTGCCCTGGACAACGCCCGGATGTACGGGGAGCAGCGCGCGATCGCCGAGCAGCTGCAGCGCGCGCTGCTCGCCTCGCCCGCCGACCCCCTCGTGGCCGCGCGCTACCTGCCGGCGGCACGGCTGGCGCAGGTCGGCGGGGACTGGCACGACGCCTTCACCACCCCGGCGGGCGAGCGGCTGCTGGTCATCGGCGACGTCATGGGCCACGACACGCAGGCGGCGGCCGCCATGGGCCAGGTCCGCACGCTCCTGCGCGGCATCGCGCACACGACGGGCGCGGGCCCGGCGGAGGTGCTCGAACGTCTCGACGCCGCCATGCAGGACCTGCACGTGGGGGCGGTCGCGACGGCGCTGGTGCTCGCGGTGGGCGCTGCGCGGCCGGGTGCGGACGCCGGACCGGCGGGTGCCGCACCGGTCGGAGCCGGGGCGGGCCACCCGGTGCGCTGGGCGTCGGCGGGGCACCTGCCGGCCCTGGTGGTCGGGCCCGACGGGACGGCCCGGCAGCTGCGCGCCACGCACGGGGGCATCGTCCTGGGGCTCGGGTCGCGGTCGGCGCGGCAGGAGTCGCACGACGTCCTCGCCGACGGCTCGACCCTCGTCCTGTACACCGACGGCCTGGTCGAGCGGCGGGGCACGCACCTGCGCGACGGCATCGCCCGGCTGACGCACGTCGTGGAGCGCACGGCCGCGGCGGTCGCGCCGGACGACCTCGAGGGGTTCGCCGACGCCGTGCTGGCAGCGATGGCCGTGGACGAGCCCGAGGACGACGTGGCGCTGGTGGTGACCCGGCTCGCCCGCCGGACCACGCCCGACCCAGCCGGCTGA